A region from the Triticum aestivum cultivar Chinese Spring chromosome 3D, IWGSC CS RefSeq v2.1, whole genome shotgun sequence genome encodes:
- the LOC123078314 gene encoding uncharacterized protein — translation MDFELRSAREKLEREQRERMQRAKAKADRERRAKAEAARRRDALEASNRERRLDAARAQEEADQKMEEVMQLGKGISFSHMFEALRYDGPGDKIKLPPSSFKDLSDQGALDKGPMYFRLSKVRDRVPGASPDQDAEEATCCGVLEFTAREGSAQLPSHVWNNLFQSDIPDVPLIEVRYASLPKGTYAKLKPEGMGFSDLPNHRAVLETALRNHATLSENDVVMVNYGQLQYKLKVLELKPASSVSVLETDVEVDIEEPDSVFDNEENQHVLVPLETGKVESGAVEEGKFRYYKFSVEEGVAEKVASGCANIEVKIESDTSGGDTDIYVSRHPLVFPTQHRHEWSSHEMGSKVLILKPKDATLVSGLYSVGVYGFKATAKFQLSVAIKDVIDSHRIGEQGSVSSAGNGDSVVCKNCKRHISSRTSVLHEAYCVRHNVICMHDGCGVVLRKEVAADHVHCSKCGQAFQQREMEKHMKVFHEPLNCPCGVVLEKEEMVKHQSSTCPFRLIVCRFCGDTVQAGGQPLDVRDRLRNMCEHESICGSRTAPCGSCGRSVMLKEMDIHAIAVHQKS, via the exons ATGGATTTCGAGCTGCGGAGCGCGCGGGAGAAGCTGGAGAGGGAGCAGCGGGAGCGGATGCAGCGCGCTAAGGCCAAAGCCGACCGCGAGCGCCGCGCCAAGGCCGAGGCCGCGCGCCGCCGCGACGCGCTCGAGGCCTCAAACAGGgagcgccgcctcgacgccgcccgggCGCAGGAAGAG GCTGACCAGAAAATGGAAGAGGTGATGCAACTCGGAAAGGGTATCTCTTTTTCACACATGTTTGAAGCACTGCGATATGACGGTCCAGGGGATAAGATTAAGCTGCCACCATCTTCTTTCAAGGATTTATCCGATCAAGGAGCGCTTGACAAAGGTCCCATGTACTTCAGGCTGTCCAAGGTTAGGGACAGAGTTCCAGGTGCCTCTCCAGATCAAGACGCCGAGGAGGCAACCTGCTGTGGCGTTCTTGAATTCACTGCAAGGGAAGGCTCTGCACAACTCCCATCACATGTCTGGAACAATTTGTTTCAGAGTGACATCCCAGATGTTCCTTTGATTGAGGTGAGGTATGCAAGTTTGCCCAAAGGGACATATGCGAAACTTAAGCCGGAAGGAATGGGATTTTCAGATCTCCCTAACCATAGAGCTGTCCTTGAAACGGCACTGCGCAATCACGCAACACTATCTGAAAATGATGTTGTCATGGTCAACTACGGACAACTGCAGTATAAGTTGAAGGTTCTTGAGTTGAAGCCCGCATCAAGTGTTTCTGTGCTGGAGACGGATGTTGAAGTTGACATTGAGGAACCAGATTCAGTTTTTGACAATGAAGAAAATCAACATGTGCTTGTGCCGCTCGAGACTGGGAAGGTCGAATCTGGAGCTGTGGAAGAAGGGAAGTTCAGGTACTACAAATTTTCTGTCGAGGAAGGTGTGGCTGAGAAAGTTGCGTCTGGTTGTGCAAATATTGAGGTAAAGATAGAGTCTGATACAAGTGGCGGTGACACTGATATTTATGTTTCAAGGCATCCTTTAGTATTCCCAACTCAGCACCGTCATGAGTGGTCATCTCATGAGATGGGATCTAAGGTTCTTATACTCAAACCAAAGGATGCTACTTTGGTCAGTGGCCTTTACAGTGTTGGGGTTTACGGTTTCAAGGCCACAGCGAAGTTTCAACTTTCTGTAGCTATCAAGGATGTTATTGATAGCCATAGGATTGGTGAGCAGGGTAGTGTGTCATCAGCCGGCAATGGTGACTCAGTGGTTTGTAAGAACTGCAAACGACATATATCTAGCCGGACCTCAGTACTTCATGAGGCATACTGTGTGAGGCACAATGTTATTTGCATGCATGATGGATGTGGAGTAGTTCTTCGTAAGGAAGTAGCAGCAGATCATGTGCATTGCAGTAAGTGTGGACAAGCTTTCCAGCAGAGAGAAATGGAGAAGCACATGAAAGTCTTCCATGAGCCGCTGAACTGCCCCTGCGGGGTAGTTCTAGAAAAGGAAGAAATG GTCAAACACCAATCCTCAACCTGCCCATTTCGCTTGATTGTGTGCCGTTTCTGTGGCGACACAGTTCAAGCTGGTGGACAGCCGCTGGATGTTCGAGATCGGCTTCGAAACATGTGCGAACATGAGAGTATCTGTGGATCCAGGACTGCACCATGCGGCTCTTGTGGGCGATCGGTCATGCTTAAGGAGATGGACATTCATGCAATAGCTGTCCATCAAAAGAGCTAA